The Phycisphaeraceae bacterium genome window below encodes:
- a CDS encoding superoxide dismutase, producing the protein MPFTLPELPYAENALEPAIDATTMNIHRTKHHKAYVDNLNKALEGHPEWASKSIEAICAEITSVPEAIRGAVRNNGGGHYNHALFWVIMAPKGSGGAPSAELAAAIDKAFGSMDAFKSQFADAGMKRFGSGWSWLIVKPDGSLAVTSTPNQDNPLMKGVADVIGTPILGVDVWEHAYYLKYQNRRADYLGAWWDVVNWNEVNRRFAAAKK; encoded by the coding sequence ATGCCCTTCACGCTTCCCGAACTTCCCTATGCCGAGAACGCGCTTGAGCCCGCCATCGATGCGACGACGATGAACATCCATCGCACCAAGCACCATAAGGCGTATGTCGACAACCTGAACAAGGCGCTCGAAGGTCATCCGGAGTGGGCGTCGAAGTCGATCGAGGCGATCTGTGCGGAGATCACCAGCGTGCCCGAGGCGATCCGAGGTGCGGTCCGCAACAATGGCGGCGGCCACTACAACCACGCGCTCTTCTGGGTCATCATGGCTCCAAAGGGCTCCGGTGGAGCTCCCAGCGCCGAACTCGCGGCGGCCATCGACAAGGCCTTCGGTTCGATGGATGCCTTCAAGAGCCAGTTCGCCGACGCAGGCATGAAGCGCTTCGGCTCGGGTTGGTCGTGGCTGATCGTCAAGCCCGATGGCTCACTTGCCGTCACGAGCACGCCGAATCAGGACAATCCGCTCATGAAGGGTGTCGCCGATGTCATCGGCACGCCAATCCTCGGCGTCGATGTCTGGGAGCACGCCTACTACCTCAAGTACCAGAACCGTCGCGCCGACTATCTCGGCGCATGGTGGGATGTGGTGAACTGGAACGAGGTCAATCGCCGCTTCGCCGCGGCGAAGAAGTGA
- the thiE gene encoding thiamine phosphate synthase codes for MDRLLRMIDANANRAAEGLRTLEDLVRFSTGASGSLTRRLKALRHALRNAMATLDPLAMAAWRDAAGDPGAPGQGSEDAVTASAERGESRGGLESPTRRHALDIALAAGSRVGEALRALEEALRAIAPVVAGRVERLRFEAYELSAKVTLLCGSGSARQWRCCLLLTELLCRRPWREVLHAALRAGADCVQVREKSMADGALLERVREVVRAAQATGAAVIVNDRPDLAVASGCDGVHLGSDDLPIRDARRVVGRLLIGASTHDLDEAAHAVEAGADYCGVGAMFPTSTRPDRTPTGVPWLKAFLEHHPRVPHLAIGGITPARIAELAAAGCRGVAVSSAICAAEDPGEVTAHIVSALTAPLEVSR; via the coding sequence ATGGATCGTCTGCTCCGCATGATTGACGCGAACGCGAACAGGGCGGCGGAGGGCCTGCGCACCCTTGAAGATCTCGTGCGATTCTCGACGGGGGCTTCGGGGTCGCTGACGCGGCGTCTGAAGGCGCTGCGACACGCCCTGCGAAACGCGATGGCGACCCTCGATCCGCTGGCGATGGCGGCGTGGCGCGATGCGGCCGGCGACCCCGGTGCGCCGGGACAGGGGAGTGAGGACGCCGTGACGGCGTCGGCGGAGCGCGGTGAGTCGCGCGGCGGCTTGGAGTCGCCGACGCGGCGCCACGCGCTCGACATCGCACTCGCGGCAGGGAGTCGCGTGGGCGAAGCGCTGCGAGCCCTCGAGGAGGCGCTTCGGGCCATCGCCCCGGTCGTCGCTGGACGAGTCGAGCGACTTCGCTTCGAGGCGTATGAACTCTCGGCGAAGGTCACTCTTCTCTGCGGTTCGGGTTCAGCCCGGCAGTGGCGCTGCTGCCTGCTGCTGACGGAGTTGCTCTGCCGTCGGCCATGGCGCGAAGTGCTGCATGCGGCGTTGCGCGCGGGCGCTGACTGTGTGCAGGTCCGCGAGAAGTCGATGGCCGATGGCGCCCTCCTTGAGCGAGTGCGCGAAGTGGTCCGCGCGGCGCAAGCCACGGGTGCCGCGGTCATCGTGAACGATCGACCCGATCTCGCCGTCGCCTCGGGGTGTGATGGCGTGCACCTCGGGAGTGATGACCTGCCGATCAGGGACGCTCGGCGAGTCGTGGGCCGCCTGCTCATCGGCGCAAGCACGCACGATCTCGATGAGGCCGCCCACGCGGTCGAAGCGGGCGCTGACTACTGCGGAGTGGGAGCGATGTTCCCGACCTCGACACGCCCTGACCGGACACCGACGGGCGTTCCCTGGCTCAAGGCCTTTCTCGAGCATCACCCGCGAGTGCCTCACCTGGCGATCGGCGGCATCACGCCTGCACGGATTGCGGAACTCGCGGCGGCGGGGTGCCGAGGCGTCGCCGTCTCAAGCGCCATCTGCGCCGCCGAAGACCCCGGTGAGGTCACCGCGCACATTGTGTCGGCGCTCACCGCCCCGCTCGAGGTCTCGAGGTGA
- a CDS encoding MBL fold metallo-hydrolase, protein MSAPLHAELVLLGTGTSAGVPVIGCDCEVCRSDDPRDRRLRSGALLRFTDPDGVAREVLIDCPPDHREQSLRIGLRRCDGILFTHHHVDHTFGLDEVRRYNALMQEAIEIYADTRTLDHLDRVYRHIFRAAENVNDSFVATLVPRRIEAGRAFTLHGLRVLPIELLHGRVPVLGFRFDGPPIAESAATAPDELLPLAYCTDVNSIPPPAWPALAGVRTLVLDMLRFRAHPTHFTVDQAIATAERIGAERTIFVHMTHDIRHADLDPKLPPGMQLGFDGLRIGHGRGAATAADPLSSSPYPWPT, encoded by the coding sequence GTGAGCGCTCCTCTGCACGCAGAACTGGTCTTGCTCGGCACCGGCACGAGCGCAGGTGTCCCCGTCATCGGTTGCGATTGCGAAGTCTGTCGCTCGGATGATCCTCGAGATCGCCGACTCCGGAGCGGAGCGCTGCTTCGATTCACCGATCCCGATGGTGTCGCCCGCGAAGTGCTCATTGACTGTCCTCCCGATCATCGCGAGCAGTCGCTCCGCATTGGGCTGCGGCGCTGCGATGGCATTCTCTTCACCCACCATCATGTCGATCACACCTTCGGTCTCGACGAGGTCCGCCGCTACAACGCGCTCATGCAGGAGGCGATCGAGATCTATGCCGATACGCGCACGCTTGATCATCTCGATCGCGTCTACCGACACATCTTTCGCGCGGCTGAGAATGTGAATGACTCCTTCGTGGCGACCCTCGTGCCTCGTCGCATCGAAGCGGGACGGGCCTTCACTCTGCATGGGCTTCGGGTGCTGCCCATCGAGCTGCTGCACGGCCGTGTGCCGGTCCTCGGATTCAGGTTCGACGGCCCTCCGATCGCGGAGAGCGCCGCCACCGCGCCGGATGAACTCCTGCCGCTCGCCTACTGCACCGATGTGAACTCGATTCCGCCCCCGGCCTGGCCAGCGCTCGCGGGAGTTCGCACCCTCGTCCTCGACATGCTCCGCTTTCGGGCCCATCCGACCCACTTCACCGTGGACCAGGCGATCGCCACCGCCGAGCGGATCGGCGCCGAGCGGACGATCTTCGTCCACATGACCCATGACATTCGCCACGCCGACCTCGATCCGAAGCTGCCCCCCGGCATGCAACTCGGCTTCGACGGCCTCCGGATCGGCCATGGACGGGGTGCGGCCACGGCGGCCGATCCGCTATCATCTTCGCCCTACCCATGGCCAACCTGA